The DNA segment TCTCTGTGTCGGTGGTCATGGGGGTCATTCGCCCTTCCCGGTCGGCAGATCGTCGCGGTAGACCTGGCGGTGCCGGACCTTCAGCCGGCCGTCCTCGCGGACCAGCACGTCGTCGCAGGTGCAGCTGAGCCGTATCTCGGCCTGTCCGCCCTGTGCGGTGCTGGTGATCAGTGCGTAGGTGCGGGCGAGGACGGTGTCGTCGTCCTGCGGGTCGACCTGGAGCATGCCGAGCCAGTGGCGGCGCTGGATGCCCTCGGCGGCGAGCTGCGCGGCGGCCCTGCGGGCGCCGGCCTCGATCTCCGCGCGGCCCCGCTGGGGTTCGGGGTGCGCGTTGGCCGCGAACACCCCGTCCTCGGTGAAGGTCAGGGCCCATTCCTCGACGGCCCCGCTGTCGAGGTGGCGCATCTGCCTCCCGTAGAAGTGCTGGATCTCCAGGTAGAGCTGGGTGTCGTCGTACGTGCCCGTGCGGTGCTCCGCGAGCGGCATGTGATCGAGCCCTCCCTCTCGGTTCGATGCCGATGATCTGGCGTCACCCTGACAGCGCCGACTCGAGAGGTACTGGAGCGGGCGTGGGAGTGCCCACACCCGCCCCTCGATCGGCCTTCCGCCCTCGCTCGAGGCGAGCGCACGACGCTGACGTGCACCGACACCTGCCCGGAGGGAATCCATGAGCACAGACGCCACCCCAGACATCGCCCTGGTGACGGGCGGCACCAGTGGGATCGGTCTGGCCGTCGCACGAAAGCTGGCCGCGCGCGGCACCCGGATCTTCCTGTGCGCCCGCACCGAGGCCGATGTGAAGGAGACGGTCGGCACGCTGCGCGACCAGGGGCTCGAGGCGGACGGTATCGCCGCCGACGTCCGCGACCCGGGTGCCGCGGACGCGCTGGTGCGGGCGGCCGTCGACCGGTTCGGCCCGCTGACCGTGCTCGTCAACAACGCGGGGCGCAACGGCGGCGGGGTGACGGCCCGGATCACCGACGAGCTGTGGGACGACGTGATCGAGACCAACCTCAACAGCGTGTTCCGGGTGACCCGAGCCGCGCTCGCGCACGGCGGCATCGGCGCGGAGCGTCCCGGACGCATCATCAGCGTCGCCTCGACGGGCGGCAAACAGGGGGTTCCGCTGGGTGCGCCGTACTCCGCCGCGAAGGCGGGGGTCATCGGCTTCACCAAGGCACTGGCGAAGGAGCTGGCGCCCACCGGTACGACCGTGAACGCGGTCTGCCCGGGCTATGTGGAGACGCCCATGGCCGTGCGGGTCCGGCAGGCGTACGCCGACACCTGGAACACCACCGAGGAGAAGGTGCACGAGCAGTTCAGGGCGAAGATCCCGCTCGGCCGCTACTCGACCCCCGAGGAGGTCGCGGGTCTCGTGGACTACCTGACGACCGAGGACGCCGCCTCGATCACCGCCCAGGCGCTCAACGTCTGCGGCGGGCTGGGAATCTACTGATGCCGGCGGCCGGGAGCCGCGGAGAGGACGCCAGAATGGCTGCGCACGGAAAGCACCACACGTCGCACGAGATCGACATCGACGCTCCGGCCGGGACGGTCTACCGCGTCATCGCCGACGCGCGGCGCTGGCCCGACTTCTTCGGCCCGACCGTGCACGTGGAGCGGGAGGCGCTGGAGGAGGGCGCCGAGCGGCTCCGGATCTGGGCGACCGCCAACGAGGCGGTGAAGTCCTGGACCTCGCGTCGTGAACTCGACGAGGCCGCGCACCGCGTCACCTTCCGGCAGGAGGTCTCGACACCCCCGGTCGCCGCCATGGGCGGCACCTGGACGGTCACGGAGCGGCCCGGGGGCGGGGCGCGGCTGGTGCTGACACACGACTTCGAGGCGGTCGGCGACACTCCTCAGAACGTGGCGTGGGTGGAGCGGGCCACCGACCGCAACAGCCGGACGGAGCTCGGCAACATCAAGGGGCTGGCGGAGGGCTGGGAGCACCTCGGCGAACTGCTGTTCTCCTTCGAGGACTCGGTGCTCGTGGACGCGCCGGCGCAG comes from the Streptomyces sp. SUK 48 genome and includes:
- the fabG gene encoding 3-oxoacyl-ACP reductase FabG, coding for MSTDATPDIALVTGGTSGIGLAVARKLAARGTRIFLCARTEADVKETVGTLRDQGLEADGIAADVRDPGAADALVRAAVDRFGPLTVLVNNAGRNGGGVTARITDELWDDVIETNLNSVFRVTRAALAHGGIGAERPGRIISVASTGGKQGVPLGAPYSAAKAGVIGFTKALAKELAPTGTTVNAVCPGYVETPMAVRVRQAYADTWNTTEEKVHEQFRAKIPLGRYSTPEEVAGLVDYLTTEDAASITAQALNVCGGLGIY
- a CDS encoding nuclear transport factor 2 family protein, coding for MPLAEHRTGTYDDTQLYLEIQHFYGRQMRHLDSGAVEEWALTFTEDGVFAANAHPEPQRGRAEIEAGARRAAAQLAAEGIQRRHWLGMLQVDPQDDDTVLARTYALITSTAQGGQAEIRLSCTCDDVLVREDGRLKVRHRQVYRDDLPTGKGE
- a CDS encoding aromatase/cyclase — encoded protein: MAAHGKHHTSHEIDIDAPAGTVYRVIADARRWPDFFGPTVHVEREALEEGAERLRIWATANEAVKSWTSRRELDEAAHRVTFRQEVSTPPVAAMGGTWTVTERPGGGARLVLTHDFEAVGDTPQNVAWVERATDRNSRTELGNIKGLAEGWEHLGELLFSFEDSVLVDAPAQAAYDFLYQAKKWPERLPHVTRLDLAEDVPDVQLMVMDTLAKDGSTHRTESVRVCFPDEHRIVYKQLVPPSLMATHTGEWTVRAAGEGGVRVASRHTVVVKEAAVTKVLGPEATVATARDFIRAAAGGNSMATLSLLKEFAESGQE